TAAGATTGAATATTTTTCATTAAGGATTTGGGACAAATCAAAATCTTTACagcaacttttaaaactttttttgggATTTCATATAGAAAAGTCTTACAAAATCATTTAAGgtgtttttactttaaaaactgattttaaaaactgaaattatTGAACAGACTATAATTTCCACCTATATGCacagaaaacttttttttaattaagtagGATAAAACtgaattttatatttataatctttggtttatttttcttttaaggtGCACAAAATAAATCCAGCTGCTGGAAGCTTTCTGACTGCAATGTAGACTTTATTGCAGACCATTTCAAATTAAAAAACTTCAGATATAGGTGCTGCCGAAGTGATTTGTGTAACAATGCTACAACTGTGGAAACTGAAAACAACAATGCTCCAACTATAGAAACTGAAAACAACTATGTTCCAAATGTAGTAACTAGCAAAATAGTTCTCAGTGGTTCTTTCTTGCTGACTGTTGTTCATATGTTAAAGTCTTTAGTCTAGAACTGAAATGGGGCCTTGTCTTTCAGTTTAAAATAATACGGAATACTGGTATCTTTTGAGAAAGTGTTCCCCATGGAAAAGATTACATTATTAAGATACAGTATTAAGTAGATCAATTCTATTTGCTGTACAGTATTGCACTTTTCATATTTTTCCTTACATTACTTAATTTCTATTGGAAACTTACACTTAATCTGTAAGACATTCACATTAGCAAAATGCGGATATATAAAGACTTGCTTTTGTTCAGAACATCTTTTGAATCTCATAAAACTGTCAACTACATTTTAACTTGCAAGCCATTGTTGCAATAAAAATGTTATTGCATATTTAAGTCTGaattgattttgtgtgtgtgtaccttGAGGCTCTTTTTGTTGGCATAGCTGAAGCTTCTCCTGTAAgcttgttagtatgtctcggtatagctaagctatgagacctttgacatacactgagcattttaacagagtgtggatgtgtggtaaagccaaagataaaaagacacatacttagaaacaatccataacaagcactaagccatccaatataataagcactaagcaaatacactctcccctcaaggcaaagcaaaaaggGAATaagcgttaaagcatcattgagggaaggagcacTGGccccctcttatggcgaaccagcccaaaatatttaaagtgatagtacaagagactacaataggtagtttacaatggcaaaccctaacaaccatgtaccttgtactaacaaagCTAAACCATTCTAGTTGTAGCAGTGAATGACACACCACCTCTTTCCCACTTTTGTGAGTGGTTCCTTATCAACACAAGGAATATAATGGAAGGGTTACTGCAAGAAACATATATTGCCACTATCctctcagagctgaagaagcttcttggatgagaagtgaaacgtcttcaaagaaaaaacaaagtccagttgcctgctGAAAAAGCACCTGTGGGATAACCatgtcctggatgactgagaatctctacatacTTCCTTATCAACATTTAGTGGCTTGTCTGTGATTAAATGAACTGTCCACATTCAGACTGGCTACCATTCCAATATAGCGTTTTGAAGCCTATTTATTTAGCACTTATTAGGGTAAAGTCACTCCTAGTGGGAAATGATACTTTTTGTTTCGATAACATGCTTAAATTTAGAAAAGCCACATGTTAGTACTAAAAACTGGGACTCGAAGCAGTGAGAAAATACGTGTTAATTTGCCTTTTGAGTGGGCCCACCACTCCCCACTCAGTGTGGCTGAGTGAGACACCGACAGACAATACCTCTGTGCGCTTGGttctcaattcaatttaatttagttttatgCTTTTATGGTTGTTATCACATTTTAAAATCGTCCATATCCTTCACACATAAACTCTGGAGGGCATATAATAAAATACGAAAACATTAAAGCAGCATATAAAAGTTAAACATTTAACAAACCAGCAAAAGTGattcaaaattgttaaaaattgacAAAGAGTGCTAACAAACTCCACTGCTGTATACTCCTATTGGCTCCCCTCAAAGGCcattaaaccgctccaaactagactgcagaaaatacaacttcagcaataaagtgatcaacgcctggaattcactacctgactctattgtttcttcccacaacccccaaatcttcaaccttagattgtctatagtcagggccgccatcaggaattttggggccccatacaccctaagtgtctgcccccccccgccattttaaaactacttttttaaagtttttaagaagatgttagataatcatctgaaaatagctgtaaataaaacccgatgttcccagaactaactttattcataagattatgatagcaacaacttgaccttagttttactggaactatagaataatcatataataaccgctgatgttacaggccgtataactatataaagaaggaactgtgaggataacagttcaaaagggacgggggtggtgtttgttatgttgtgttgttttgttgcttgtcttataaaatgcaaatacaaaatttaaacaaacaaataagtatattgtaaaatgatagattatgtactatcttatttttttaatgtttacataataactactttaaaaaaaaatcatctgtctgaagtagtgtaggattcctgtctaagcagggggttggactagaagacctccaaggtgccttcccactgttattctattctaattatccagggggttgtgtagttatcagtgatattaaaataggagctgttaaaaaaaaaccaaatacaatttcatattgcttcacatctcaatatccttttcaatctagtttttacgcccatcggtgaacgcaggtctgaacgagcccgtggtatccaagttaatttcaaagtacaatgctcaaaaaaaagtgaagggaacacttaaacaacacaatataaactccaagttgtcaatcagcgttgcttcctaagtggacagtttgatttcacagaagtttgatttacttggagttatattgtgctgtttaagtgtttcctttatttttttgaacagtgtagatcagggctccccaaactttttacacagggggccagttcactgtccctcagactgttggagggccggactattaaaaaaacgtgtgaacaaatccctatgcacactgcacataccttatttaaagtaaaaaacaaaatgggaacaaatacaatatttaatatttattcttcctctttctctctctctccctttctctctgtccttcttctttctaattctctctctttctctctgtcctctctttctctctcttctttctgtcactcactctctttctatcgctccctctttctctctccctctctctgtctcctcctttctctttctctccctttctatgtctcttcttcctttctctctccctctctatctttccctctttctctcgcccctctctctctctttctttctctctctcttctctttctctcaatcactctctttctatctctccctctttctctctctttctctttctctctctccctttctctgtccctctctttctttctctctgttcttctctttctttctctctgtccttctctttctttctctctgtccctctttctttctctctgtccctctctttctttctctctgtccctctttctttctctctcttatctctccttctctcactcactctttgtatctctctctttctctctctccttctctatctctccctctttctctctccccctttctatctctcctcttcctttctctctcttcctttctctttctctctcccttattttttctgtttttctgctgtgggcggagaGCGTGCGGCCCAGACCCTGAGCAGAAAGGGGCCTCCGTGGCTCCCGAGTGGCATCCGAGACCCGCTGGGCAATCTGCCAGGcgctttagggcccctcaaaccccgacgacctcgcccccggggCCCTCcgccgcccccggatcctggctgGGACAGGGCAGCTTTCTCTGACAGGTGCCgtgcggggccgagggggcttcaAAACTCAGGCGCcacgcggggccgagggggctcaacaggaggcgcagcggcgggcggagagagggacgggggggcagcggcgtccctcctggccttggcgggccacccgaccctccccacctcctgcaaatgcagtgggcggcggggggagagcgaggagccggctccaGCGGGcgcagggcttggctggctggctggcggggggagcgccgctggtggtgcggagggataccctcctccgggagggagggggccaggcagcagctagccagccagccggcccggcgcgatggcgcttccgagtttgcagccaaactttgcacaggtggCGGCCGGCCGAAAGGAACGCTAGAGCGGGCACGCCTCCAGCTGCAgcagctgggctcagcaggagaagcgccgggccccccccattattcaatttccccggggcccggtacgcccctcccagtaatacccgtctatcggcggccctgtctatagttgacctgttcccttttctaagaggtcagtaaggggttgcataagtgcactattgtgcctacctccttgtcctgttgtcttttttaatcattactttctacgttatgtttatataaactactatcctatacttgattgacaaattaaataagtaagtaactaagtaagtaagtaagtaagtaagtaagtaagtaagtaagtaagtaagtaagtaaataaaaaaataaataaataaatgatttcatTCCTTTCTGAAAGACCAGAAGGGGTGGTGGTGTTACTTTAGTTCTGCTGGTGATGAGGGGAAGGAAATATTTCGCAGGGCAGGGCAATGGCAGAGAGGCTGTCTTCCTGGACCATGTCTATTGGAATTCTTTAACTTGCACGGTCCACAACCAGAGGTGGAATTCAGCTGGTTCGGTTGAATAAGTTTAGAAATTTAATGTGCTAATCTGAAATGGTTGGTTCTTCAACCAGAAGCATTCATATAAGTCCCTCTCAGGCAGtgaaggtgaaccttttttcccttgggtgccgaaagagcatggacctgtgctattgtgcatgcgtgaatgCCCATACCCAGCATTTTCAGCattttctgacaggttctggagaaccagtagcggaaatgttCATTAgtctggagaaccggcaaatgctCTGGTTGACCTCAGAATggagtgggaatgaagatttttcaatatccttcccccaggagtggggtgggaatggagattttgcagtctctttcccctgccatacccaccaagccacgcccacagaacgggtaggggaaatttttgaatttcacccctgcttggtGCTCTATgagattggttgttttcttgcagatgtttcattatccaaaccgGCATCATCACTGCTAGTAAAGAGTGTGTTTGCTCTCAGGTAATATTCTAGTGGCTCGCCCTCTCAGTGTTGGTGGGGTAGTCTTAGAAGTTCTTTGGTTGGACTGATTATTTTTTGACAGTTCCTTGACTGGGCTATTGTTTACTTGATTGCtggtctgatgttaatcttgGAATTAATCTATGCTCATTTGGGTAACGTTTTCATAAAGAACCTTTTTATCCagcagtttctttttttaattgaaggGGGGGTAGGGTTAGCGttaaggtaaaaaaaataatcaatgcTCAATCATTTATTTGCTCATGGATCTTTTGTTTTCCATACTGCCTATGGATCTGTGTGGGCATGTCTCCTCGTTTTATGTATTTTGGCTTGGTGACCTGTCCCCATAGGAACATAGACTCTTCTGGTGGATCCTCAGAAGAAAAAGTTGCTTTCTTGAAGTACATTGAACCTCAGGAATTTTATGACTCATGACAGAGAAAGGGACAATACAGCTGGACTCACATTTTTCACGTGATATTTGAAATGACGTTGTTATCTGATAGTTTTACTCCTGACTTGCAAGAGTCATCCAGATTTAGCACCTGAAAATGTCTCCCTTTGTTTTCCCACCTTTAGTAAACTTTCTAGCTAGGCACACAAACTGACTCCCTTGACCCAGCTTTTTGCAAAAAGATGaaagttttcatttctttttcactGTCAAATACTTTTTTGTGCTAGTGAAACATTAATTTTCAGttccatattccttggggcatCATACAATTGACCTCATATTCACTCGAAATCAGGGGTGGTGGATTCCAATTTATCTTGTTGCCAGTTTGTTTGCTCCCTCCCTCACTGGATGGCCATGCCTAACATGCATGTGTACGTGCAGtaatggaaacccccccccccaaacctggaaaaaaagatgatgaacgcatgcacagtgctggaactcagcctctgcacatgctcagaaggaaaaaagattcaaaaaaattcaaaaaaagatggcggcacccacggacCGACACCGaccgatccagttcagtgatgcaattgtgacatcaccaagaggttgctaccggttcgggcaaaccagtctgaaatgggaggaacccaccgcTTCTGGAAATCAATAGGGTTAATCTTCAATTGTACACATGCATTCACATTATCAACTAACATATTATTCAATATCACGAAACAATCCATATGTTTATCcattaatatattaaacaatCAAGAGAACAGCCTTGTCTTCTTCTTTATTCAATTCTTTAATGAAACTGAGTAGTTgacgcatggaactcactatcagactctgtagtaccATCACGTAACCCCctaaactttatccttagattatccactgttgacgtctctcgattcctaagaggtcaataaggagcGTGCATCAgttcaccagagtgccttccgtctcctgtcttactgtttctcttttactagtatcaggtatataaatattatatctttgtataccaccaatacatacctgacaaaacaaacaaacaaacaaacaaacaaacaaacaaacaaacaaacaaataaataaatatgcgttCAACTTGTTTTTAGGCATATTTTACTTAGCAGAATGTTCCTGTTCAGGAGAGCATTCCTTCTCAACTCTGCATACCTGACTCCATCAAATTCTTATCTGGCTCTTATGTTATCACTATTCATTAAAGAATAACATGTAATTATCACCAAACTTTGAAATATTACTGTCACACTATTCAGAACAACCTCAATGACATCTTTTTTGACTTTCCGACATACATTTTAGACCTTTGTTCACAGCCAGACATTCTTTTCTAAGTAGGTTTTCATGTATTCATTACATCAATTTTCAAGTTCAAATCTCTCttatccttcctctttttcttaggGCTGTTTTGTTGTAATCTATGGAGTATCatgttccttccttgcttctttcttctCAAGCTTCTATACTTGAAATAGTCCTGGAAGGAGaccaaaatgaaaataaagatttgGTTTGCTATTTCTGATACTGCATACATATAGACTTGTTCATTTTGTTACTCTGATAAGAGGATCAGAAGAAATGAACACACCTGTTGAAGTATGAGacagtaaaagagaaagaagcatGGGTTCTCCAGACGCTTTTGTCCTGATTTTGTTTTAAAAGTcctatttacatagaaacatagaaacatagaagactgacggcagaaaaagacctcatggtccatctagtctgcccttttactatttcctgtattttatcttacaatggatatatgtttatcccaggcacttCTTACCAATATCATTCGCAGAAAAAGCTGCAGTCTTTCATTCActgaacaaaacagaaaacattccTGGATGACATTTTTCTTTCTCCAGCAACTAAAGGGAGAGGTCATCATAGGCAGAGAGCCTGATAACCTTATGGGAGAGGGAAAATAAGTTTTTATATAATGTAAATTCAATGGGACCTGATGGGACCTGATCAGGGATGGATTGCTATTACTGCCGCTCCCAGTGCTTTAATTTTCTCACATGCGTGTGCACATTTGTGTGCTACGCATGCAGTATGCATGTATGTTCCAGAATGTTTTGGTTCtgccatgcgcaggaagcaaaaacacactgaaatATCACGAGGGACATACATGCACgcaagatttcggcgattttGACTGGATGGAAAATGAATATGCATAGAAGATAAATAACACCAAATAAATTAGAGGAAAATGGAAAGCTGAAGGTGTTagatccaggtgacaaaattaggcaGTAAAGAAGGCAGCATTAAGATAGCAATAAGAATATACCTAGAAAAAATAATATGGATATAAATATGGATATAGAAAAACgtgagaacataagaagagctatgctgaattgggccaaagcccatcgagtccagcattctttgtcacacagtggcccatcaattgtccatggggatcttgagcagaaagggaaggcaaaaccctccctttcccttgacgcccaacaaatggtacccaagggaatcctgcctgcctcaaccaacatagaggtggcacttggacatccgtttgaataaccaccgatacatttggcatccatgaatctgtctaaccctgccttgaagctacccAGGCTGTATGAGCTTCCTATCTGTTAACCACATGATGGATTATAAATGGATTTACTCAAGGAAAgaataagagggaggaagaggaagcagaggaTGGGAGAAGGGAGAGTGTAggtaggagaagaggaggaggcaaaaagggaaggagggagagaaggaaaaagaaggtagaggaaagagagggagggagaggagtgaCATGAAACATTAGGGGAAACAGACAGGCCACAAGAATATAAAAGGTGCATAATTAGGATGTTTGTTAAATGTTTATTGCATAGTAATGTTCAACTATGTAAAGTTTGATATCAtttatggtacagtggtacctctacctatgaacgcctctacttaagaacttttctagataagaactgggtattcaagatttttttgcctcttcttaagaaccattttctacttaagaacctgagcccagaaaaatttcccaggaaatttgagagcggcacggagacccggccagtttcctgccattcctcctttaatcccggccatcctgggcttttctgggctgctagagaagcctttcagtggcgcttaaggaggctttggcagtccagagtgaatgaagcatttccctttctctggacgcttggagagggaataaacctcttccaGCACCCAGATAAAAGAAACTCTCCCGACTTCCGGTTGTGGTGCAGTGCTGTCGCTGTGTGTTTCCCGGTTCTCCGGGTTACATCTGGCTTTTTGTGTTGATCGATTGCCCTATCGGGCGACTgcggacccgtagagcccaaggtctttgaggggaaGTTCTTGCGCACCCGGGGGTGCTTGGCGGACCCCCCCTGGGAGCGGGATATCCTCCAAATCGTCGACCGAAGAGATGAGCCTTCTTTGCTGATCCGGAAGCGCCGCGCTCTGCTTTACTTTGGAAGCCGCGGAACGACAAATATTTTCTGGGGGTGCTATTGCTTGCTGCAGAAGGATCGAGGACGGTTTTTGGAACTTGTGGTTTAGGTGTGGAATTTCCCCTTGCGAAGATCGTTATCCCGACTCATTTTGAGTCTGAAGTTTTTCAGGAGGCGGCGACTTCGATCTGTGATTACATCTACAGCTGGCGCTGATGGCGGTGATTAACTTGAGGGTTTGTAGAACGATATTTCCACTCAGCCTTTTTGTGATTCTAACTCACCCCAGCTTTATTGACTTCATTTTGAAACTTTGAAACTTGCAAGGGAGAAGGTCAAAGTAACGTGTttgaaggtaggagaaagttTAAACCCCTCAGGAAAATCACAACTTTTATTTGTCTCTGAGATACCATCCTGACTATTTGGAAAGAAGTAAAGTAGTTGAGAACTGAAAGAACATCCGGAAGACCCCAATCCcattttccctatttactatatctttttctctatcttttttgctaatttcccccccatttctttttacccttattaaataaataaataaaatttacttttctaaatatacatatatatcttttgctctttttcctctttttgctCTTACCTGTGGACTAATTTTTTCACCAATTTTATACTTGTGGATTAATTTTTCCTCACCCATTTTTGGACTTTTCTGGATATTTGGATATTTGGATATTGGGTACTTGGATATTTCTGGACATCTGTATATCTAAAACCTCTGAAGAACTTGTCAACTTCCttacttttcccccctctcttctttatCTTGGAACTTTGTAACACCTGCAATCTCTATTTCACCAAGACTAAGGTTTGATTCCATCTCCTTGGCTTTATACCCCTCCACTAAAGACTTActagaactgaactgaactgaaatcATTGGAAACCGACATTACTCACCTTACTTGATATTCCATAGAAATACTGCCCTAACATTTACTGATCTTTGAGATTAATGAATTGAACTCCTGAATTGTACTGTTGATTTTTGAACTCCGGATTCTGATTCTGACCCTTGATTCCTTTTCACTTTAACATATTAtacaaatattatattatatatattgatAAAACATATATACCTAATTGTGCAACATATAAGATATTCTAACATTTACTTTAATTATTGAATTACTCAGATAGACTATATGTTTAGACAGACTATATCGTGATTTGACAGGTTTATTCTATATTAACTTTAGATTCTAGATCTCATTATTAATTATCTCCAGTTAACTTCAAATAATACTTAGACTTATTtaactgattctataaactgtgATAGACACTAATTTAATGTCCTAagatttaattgatttaattgatttaacTGATTTAACTGATTTAAAGGGCTTAaccgatcgattgattgattgtttttctCTTATATTGAATAATTATTGTAGAAGATACCATTATATGGGTTATACTAAATTAACTATCAATTCTCTGATTGTTTgaaattttaatataaattttccttcttttccacctCTTAATTTCAACAAATTTTGATTTTTCCTTAATAATATTCTATTAACTTTACTCTTAAAACTTTACTATATATACTATAATTTTCAACCCTACCTGAACTACCCCAAATTAATTACTTTTGATTACATTATATACATCGTTTTATTACACCATATACATACCTTACTACTTATACACTTTATATAACTGTCATAACAATTTCCGTCTACTACAAAAATGTCTACTTCAAACCAACCGACCTTAATGAAATCATGGAAGAAAAATTCTAACCAACCAGCAACACCAACTTCAACTCAACAACGCCCTCTAGAATCGTCAGACAAAACATCTCTCCAGCAATCATCAcaggtgaccccaaccataactTTAAACTCCTTATTTGAGATGATGATTAAGATGCAAGACTCACTAGACACTAACTTTGAATCCTT
This genomic window from Erythrolamprus reginae isolate rEryReg1 chromosome 1, rEryReg1.hap1, whole genome shotgun sequence contains:
- the LOC139172284 gene encoding CD59 glycoprotein-like, which gives rise to MKSLLVTAAIITFALALFFHSGNALVCYDCPSTNCDNQVTCTGEQDICLIVNYGAQNKSSCWKLSDCNVDFIADHFKLKNFRYRCCRSDLCNNATTVETENNNAPTIETENNYVPNVVTSKIVLSGSFLLTVVHMLKSLV